From the Labeo rohita strain BAU-BD-2019 chromosome 21, IGBB_LRoh.1.0, whole genome shotgun sequence genome, the window TTTCATTTGGTTTGAGTTCAAATCTAAGTTTCTTCTAAGTCACTAATTATTCATTCTTTCACAGGTGGAGCAAAGTGTCCTAAACCTTGGCAAGTTCAGTAGCGTGCTTAAACTGAGTGCGTTCTTCCCCTTTAAATCCGCCCAGACTGCACTGGAAAACATCAATGCAATCTCAGAAGGTAAATGAGATGAAggtcttattttaaaaacctcATCTTGGATGCAATGATGTTATAATCTGTCAATCCCCTGAGTTACTGTGACGATAGCATTCCTACAAACTGATCATCTGAGGTTGATGTATTAACTTACAAAGGATGACCTACAGTTGCTTACCTCTTGTTTCTTCTAATCTGATCCTGACAGGAGTTGTCCATGCGGATCTCAAGTTGTTCTTGGGGACCAACCTTCCGATGGGAGGTAAAACCAAGGCTGTGTTGGGGGTGTCTGATGCTAAGCTTGGAGCAGCGCTTCAGGAAGAGCTCAATCTGTCCATTCAGACTGGAGGTGTTGTAGCTGAGATCATAAGAGGTGAGAAGAGCATGATTATTGATATTGGGGGTTTTCAGTCTTTAAGATGCAAATGCATAGCCTGCTGTAATGATGTGCCTTAATTGCCTGATTTCTGATGCTTAATTACTGAAAATCTGAACAGACAGGCTGTAAGTGTCTTTTTGTGAGTCCAGCTTTGACTGTTTCTAATGCATCCGTTTGTGATTGACAGGTGTGCGTCTGCACTTCCATTCCCTGGTCAAAGGGCTCACCGCTCAGGCTGCGTCTAAAGCTCAGCTGGGTTTGGGTCACAGCTACTCCAGAGCCAAAGTTAAATTCAATGTAAACAGGGCTGACAACATGATTATACAGTCCATCGCCCTCCTGGATCAGCTGGACAAAGACATCAACACGTTTTCCATGCGTGTGCGGTAAGACATTTTCCCTGCAGTTTTTAGATTTGTTTACTGTGGATGGAGCGAATACAGCAGCCTCCTAATGCTTACCGCAGACAGAGCCCCCTAGTGCACTGACTGTACAGGAAATGGAGGGACAGTAAAGTCCTTCCTCAGGAGTGTTTGTTCCGTCAAACTGGAGTGAACACAACCTGAGGGCGGGGGACAGATCTTGAGTGggaaagttttaaaaactaataGCTTGAAGGTttaagttttgaaaatgtaagaaattaAGACAGCCATACTTGGTACTGTACGACCAACTTGTACGTACTTTTTTTGCTAACAGTAAAATAACAtatctatttattaatatttatgtagttatattaagatgtaattaaaaaaatgtgtgtagcCATGCAAGTAATTGGAGTTTTCACGGCCTTATCTGAACTTTTACTTATCAGAACACACTCTTTTATCTGTGTAGTGAATGGTACGGCTACCACTTCCCAGAACTGATAAAGATAGTGAGCGAAAACGCTACATATTGTAAGCTGGCCAAGCTGATCGGGAACAGGAAGGAACTGACTGAGGAGATGCTGGAAGCTATAGAGGAGATCACCATGGACAGTGGCAAAGCTCAGGCCATCCTTGATGCGTCCCGCAGCTCTATGGGTAAGATGAGCTCACTGATGTCTTTTGAAACTTAGTGTGGGTCTGTCTTGGATGTTATGATGTTGTTATAATCTGTCAATCCACTGAATCTATGTGATGACAGCATATCCTATTAAACTGAACCAGCACACCTCACATGTCGATTTGACTAAACCAGTATAAGTGCTCCAGTGATATATGGGAGGTgtttatgcactttttttttttttttttttttttttttttttttttaaataaaggtaTGGATATCTCTCCTATTGATTTGATCAACATTGAGAGTTTCTCCAGTCGTGTGGTGTCCCTTACAAACTACAGACAGGAACTGCAGGAGTATTTGCGGTCGAAAATGGGCCAGGTGGCGCCAAATCTTGCGGCTCTGATTGGTGATGTGGTATGTTTGTCATCACACTTGTATTtacattaagttttaaaaatctggggagtttatttttgtaatttggaGAGGAGTGTCTGTTgaactatattttaatttagaaaaatacatttgctgatggtttttatatatttggttgttacatttacattgaGAGGGGAAAAGGCAATCTAGTCTTAAGTGTTAAGATTTGACTGTGTTTGagtaaaatgtctttaaaatgaaaattgtcattaattactcaccctcatgttgttcccaacctgtaagacctttgttcagcttcagaacacaaattaagatttttaatgaaatctgagagctttctgaccctgcatagagtACCAGTGCAACtcatggtactctcatgaacgtttgtcaaagactgacatggaagagaagaaattgttgtataaagttatttgttttctttgcacacaagaaGTATTCTGGTAGCTTTATAATATttaagattgaaccactgatgttgcATGGACCGTTTTAACcatgtccttattacctttgTGGGCCTTAAACACGTCAGTTGcgttgccgtctatgcagggtcagaaagctctcagatttcatcaaatatcttaatttatgttttgaagatgaacaaaggtcttatggttttggaacatcatgagggtgagtaactaatgagacatttccatttttgggtgaactattcatttaaattctGTAGAAGTATCAGGTTTGTGTGTATAGATGTTTTCTGAcatctgttttcttttaatagGTTGGTGCTCGTCTCATCTCTCATGCTGGCAGTCTGACAAACCTAGCCAAATATCCGGCCTCCACCGTGCAGATTCTGGGGGCAGAGAAGGCCCTGTTCAGGTACTGGGGCTCCCCTTCCCTGCTGGGGTTTCACACAGCTGCGGTGATGGCAGGGCCGGGGCGTAGCAGGAGTGGGTGATTTGGTGTGTCAATGAACACACCTTAAAGTGATCCCACTCAATCTCACGTACCCCCCAGTCTGAGCAGCTGATGAGGGTTTTGAGAGGTAGATACATTTGAAGATGTTAAGACCCGGCAACTCAATTTTCACTGTGAATTAGAACTTGACGTTTAAGTAAAGCAGTAATTTCTGGTAGTGATCCACCAGAATTCCAGCAACTAGAAATATGTTGGTTTCGGCTACAAAATCCTTGACCGAAAGAgtgacatttaaagggatagtttaccataaatgaaaattctgttactcgctctcatatcgttccaaacctgtaagacctttgttcagctttagaacacaaattaagatatttttgatgaaatccaagagctttctgaccctgcatagacagcaacgcaactaagAAGTTTTCTTAGCACACAAAATGTTGTAGctttatagcattacagttgaACTTCAGTTATCACATGGACTATGATTAAGTCCTTACTAGGATGTCACGATTCctcaattcaattaaatataaataaaaataatcaattactcgattactaaaataatttttagtgaTGGCCGTAGTTTTTACTGGGTCTTAAACGTGGTAGTTTTGTTATCTATGGATGAtcagagagctcttggatttcatcaaaaatatcttaatttgtgttcttaagaTGAGTAACGACATAAAGGTGAGTAAtgacaattaaaatttttaggtttactatccctttaaatgacactcttttgttaatgtatttggctcttggcgctttttttttttttttttttttttttttttttggccagatTTTATCTTAAATTTAGATGTCAATCACAAGGTGTAAAAGCTCAAAAAAGTGGTGTAGATGGATTTTTGTTCTGTGAATTAGGGCGCTGAAGACCAGAGGAAACACGCCGAAGTACGGTCTCATTTTCCATTCAACATTCATCGGGCGGGCAGCTGCCAAGAACAAGGGTCGTATCTCTCGTTACCTGGCCAACAAGTGCACCATCGCATCGCGCATCGACTGCTTTTCTGGTTAGTATCCCATCTCCCTTTAGTTCTTTAGGTCTAAATTAGTTCTTGCtatgatgcttttatttttcGTCAACAGTAACCCACCTCAGTGGATGTTGAGATGATGATCCTGAGCAGAATTTTGGATCAAACACTTCAATGTTTGATGCTCTTCCTTGTCTTGACATCTATCTTGTGTTCACACAGAGGTTCCCACCAGTGTGTTCGGTGACAAGCTGCGTGACCAGGTAGAAGAACGTCTGGCATTCTATGAGACGGGGGAGGCGCCACGTAAAAACCTGGAAGTCATGAAAGAAGCAGTTGCAGAGGTGAGAACTATTCATTAACCAGTATGTTAGTGCTGTGAGTGATGACTCATCTCTCCTGACTCTAACATGGAGGCAAAAACTGATTTAATGAGCCTGACACAGCATTCCTAAGCTAAGATTTTACTAAGCTTGTACAAATGCAAATACATGAACGTTTTTCCATCTCGCAGGCTAGTGAGGTAGCTGCCGAAATCAAGCGCAAGCTCGCAAAGaaggaaaagaagaaaagaaagcgTGAGCAGAGGAAACTAGAAGCTCTTTCCACAGCAGAAGGAGATGAGGATCTCAAAGCCAATGGCGAGGCTGAGGTACGTGTGAGTTGCACTAAATCTGTGGTGTTTAGCACAAGTAGCATGACTATACTGGGGGCTGGACCTTCTCGTGGACCTGTCTTACATCTGTCATGCTTAAAGCAAACCTGCTCCGACCATTGACAGGCCCCGATCAATGGGTTTGATCACTGATGTGAGCAGGACATGATTATctgtcagtgtttgtttttgtttatttcatacaTGGTGTTGACGGTTTCCTCTGTTTTTCAGGAAAACGGAGATGctataaagaaaaagaaaaagcaggAGGACGAGGATGTCTTAACGAACGGCGTTGAGGCCACGACGCCTtccaagaagaaaaagaagaggaaGATTGACACCGTGGAGGCAGAGCCTGAGCCTGAGGTGACCGAGGAGGCTGATGTGacacaggtggagaagaaaaagaagaaaaagaaaaagaaagcagaGGATGAATAATCATTCATTCTCAATGAACTTTTGGACTTTTTCAGTATTGTAcaggtttatttttagtttcagttataAGTGTTGGACTCGCGGTCAAGTGTTGAAGATGTTTGCGAGCAGAGTGTAAGAAAAGCGATTGCGTTGAGAGCCCGtcacatgtttttcttttatacaaTCTTGCTTTATTTCCTGTCATTCTCACCTTCATTTATGTGCCTTGCTCTAATAAAATGACAGCCTTTTGGCAATGAAAAGACTGAAGCTTGTCATCTAAAGCTGCTTTGATGAAATGGTTTCACTTGCTCGTTTGGTTATTCATGGTAGTGTCTGAGCTGTTTGTAGCtatgcatatttttatacatacaaATACGGAGATTAAACTCTTGCCATGATCGTAAATGTGAACTGATATCATGCATGTGGTGTCTgcttaaagctgtgtttccaaAGTACTCCAGCTATTCTGATTCATATTAGACAATGCATAAACAATTGGCCTTTCAATAAATTCATATTCAATTGACTTTGCAGTTTGTGTATGaaatttgaatgtaaaaataaaccattCTGCATGAAGAGTATCACACAACTTGAGAGAATTATAGAAGTTGCTGGGGTTTGGTTTTGTTTCCCCCCCCATGTTACAATAAGGTTGCACATTAATTAACAGTGACTAGCATGATATAAGGAACAATACTTTAACAGCAGATATTTGTGATGCTTAACACAATTATGACAAGACAATGGTCTTTAGCATTTACCATTTCTGTATACAGACTATGCAAAAGCAAAGAAATTTATTtcgtagcattttttttttgtcttcaacATGGTATTTTTATAACCTTATTAAAcacttcaaaagatttttttatgctcatcaaagctgaatttactagattaaaaatacagaaaaaaatgtaattttgtgaaatattattgcaatttaaaataagttttctattttaatatactttataatttattcctgtgaagcaaatCTGAGTTTTCAGCAATGTtactaaatcattttaatatgctgatttataatcagtgttgggaacAGTTAATTTTTGGATGTGATATTTtattcaagattctttgataaagCGTTAAAAGAAtggtgtttattcaaaatagtaattttgtgttataatatatacactacttttcaaagtagtagaataaatgctgttcttttcaacactgataattagcaaattagaatgatttctgaaggatcatgttataCTAAAAACTGGCGTAATGGCTAATGAAAATTAGGcgctgcatcacagaaataaattatattttaaagtatattaaatagtaaaccAATACTGTGAATTGcaataatgtttcaaaatattactgttttttctgtattttttgatcaaataaatacagccttgatgagcatcagaaactttgttaaaaaacatttaaaaatcttcctgatcccaaacttttgaacggcagtgtatgtcatttttttatgtaaaacactgaatccttaaaggagaagttcacttccataacaaaaattacagttaatgtactcacctccttgtcatccaagatgttcatgtctttctttcctcagtcgtaaagaaattttttgaggaaaacactgcagcatttttctccatatagtggacttcaatggtgccccgagtttgaacttccaaaatacagtttaaatgtggcttcaaacgatcccaaatgcttttgtaaatgatcccagttgaggaaaaagggtcttatctagcgaaataatccgttattttcacaaaaataataaaatgtatatacttttttaatgtcaaacgtttGTCTCAGCCTTTTtatctggttcatgacagttagggtatgtcggaaaacttccatctcatgttctccttcaacttcaaaatcgtcctatatcagtgttttactctttttgttaagggtgtttgatcatctttgcatgttcgctttgcaaagactgcgttggtacttctgcagcgatgtaggatgattttaaaatgatttttgaagtttagggagaaaatacaatgggagtttttcaacataccctaactgttttgagccagaatacacagagttcagacagagcaagacaagatgagcgtttgagattaaaaagtatttaaactgtattatttttatgaaaataaccgattgttttgctagacaaggcccttctttctcggctgggatcgtttgaagccgcatttaaactgcattttggaagttcaaactcggggcaccatatcagtccattatatggagaaaaaaatgctgaaatgttttcctcaaaaaacaatttctttacaaatgaagaaagacatgaacatcttggatgacaagggggtgagtacattatctgtaaattgttattctggaagtggacttctcctttaaatgcagtGGCTAAGATGACATAACGAACAATACTTTAACAGCAGTATTCTTCATACTTCACACAAATTACCAATTTGTAGACAATGTAGACAACTTGAGACAATGGTCTCAAGCATTGATTGTTTCTGTATACAGGCTATCACAAGAACAGGCAACAGCAAAGAAATTTATTTATGGGGTATCTtactttaaatgtatgtaatctttaatgttaaattgtttaaacaaatgcatttaaaataagacattGAATCCTCCATACaattgattcgttcaaacaagctgattcattttgaacgaagCAAGTGAGTCAAATACGTCAATGAATCACCGGCTTGTTCAAAAACTCGATTCGGTCAAAAAAGGTCGATTAAAACGGCTGTTTCTCGGAAAGGCAACTATTTTTACTTTGTAACTAGTTTATTGACGAAATAGGGGAAAAAAGAGTCAAAGATGACAATGTTGTGTCATATGTGTGATATTAACGTGAGAGTTCAGTAAACTTAGCATCGTATCGATATTCGAGAAAGCCACTCTTCTTgtgataaaatgtaattttatgaatataaaaaacaacaacgcaTACAGGAACAaatcatattttgagttttgggGGTATTTCATTTAGTTTGGAGGCATTTCAGACCCTCAGGAGTCATGACCCTATTTTATGCTAACGTCGAACTAGCTTGCTTGCTGTTTAGAGGGCTGCTTATATTAGGCTGGTGGTGTTAAAacgttttaatttaattttacagccGTGACAAACAATATCGAAGCTTAGAGACACTATTGTTACCTGCTGGCTGCATGTCAGCAATGAAGATAAGTCTGAGGTAGGTGGACGCCGCTACGGCCTGCTGGCGCTCGGTTTACGTTAACTGTGGTGCCTGTGATTGACAAGCGACGTCAAAGAGGGGGCGGGGCTCTTTTGGTCACTCAGAATTAACGCCATGGGTCTGAGATAACTaggctaaaaaaacaaaaaattaattaaaaaaaaaaaaagtcttctttttaataaaaaaaaaacccaagtATGCTTAAGCACTACTTAAAGGTCTTTTTGTGCACCTGCGTggtattttgtttaaaagtattacaattttaaataaatgttttctagtTTCATATATTTAGTATAAAGCTACATTTCCAGAattcattattccagtcttcagtgtcacatgatccttcaaaaatcattctaatatcttGATTTGGAGGAcatatttattatcagtgttgaaaacggttaatatttttttcagaagttcagaagaaaagcAATTTGTGTGCTAATACTTTGTGTGTGAATAATCAGACTGAAACCAAGTAAACTggacagttttattttgacaacaAGGGTAAAACCaatgttaaaatgaaatctgatctAAAATGCTACCGTTTAGCCAATTTGGTGATTGGGGGGGAGGGACGGGGTCACAAATGAAGGGCAGAGGGaacaaaaaattaagcattgaaATTAAAATCCCCCTCGATAGAAAAAAAGTTCACAGGTGAAGGGGGTGGGAAAGGAGCAAAAatacaaaagttaaaaaaaggcTTCACCATCAAGTGATCAAGCTTAGCAGTAATGTACATACATTATCAGGGttatgtatacaaataaaaactccAATGTTTGAATCATGATGCTTGCTCTGCTTCAAGTATATTCACCCTTCTGTTATGTTCTCATCAACTTCTCTGTCATCATATCCTCTTAGCCAGTTagcaatgaaataaaaaaaaatccttcaaaaacaaaatgcagaaaaaccacATTTCATATCCTACCAatacatatatactgtataaatacatacataaatatactttaCATACAACAGCCAAAACTTTGAAAAGGGGAGATGAGAACGTGGGAGGAGGATGAGGATGATGGTAGTGTGTACGGGCGTCCCTCTGCTCTGATCGGCGTGTCATCTGGTGCGGGACGGCACCTGCGCTCTCGACTGCGCTCAGTTGCCCCAGTAAGGGGAGCTGCCATAGTTGGACTTGTTGACCTGGGTCTTCTGCTGCATGGTGCTGGACTGGCTTCTCTGGCTTGGCCCACCCTACGTAAACAAAATCCAGCAGACAGCTGAGCTTACAGGGGTGAAATCTTGCCATTTTGGCTGTTGTCaccatatcagtattttattttccaagttgtgttgtggtaaaaatagcaacggGTAGCACCAGTAGTTCAACCATTTTtcatcattgaaataatggcacatagttcaaaatatgtataaaacaatgtggatttttaaaataacgtgtttcatgggttttctactacatattttagtaagtcTTAACAACcgggggttccctttaaaaataGACAGGGACTGACCTGTCCATCCTGGGTGAGGTGATGATGGAGCAGCTGTGAATGGGGCTGCTGGTGGGCCGGCAGAATGTGAAGGAATGGAGCAGGAGCATAACCAGGGGCAGCACCAGGGGTCAAAGGTCCCGTGCCGCCCAGAGCAGAGGGGAGGTTGAACGGAGGAGGTGTGCCAGCATGGAAACCCTGCTTATCGAACGGCTGCAGGGGGAAATGATATgattaaatacagaaaaaaatccattaaaatgatatattatgcaatatatgtatgcatacactaccagtcaaaagtttgtgaacagtaagatttttaatggttttaaagaagtctcatctgctcaccgagcctgcttttatttgattcaaagtacagcaaaatcagtaaaatatttaaatatttttacaatttaaagtaataatttattcatgtgatttcgaaattactgaatttttagcatcattactccagtcacacgatccttcaaaaaaataattctaatattctgatttgctgctcatttattaaatgtaaaatgtattttttattttgaatttttttttttttttttttaatgaatgaaaagtttAGAAGTACAGAATTTATCTGTAACAAATCTTTtggaatattataaatgtctttatcatcacttctgatcaacttaaagcatctttgctaaataaaaaaaataaaaaaaaatctataatttttccTGACTTCAAGCCATTGAACAGTGTAAAATATAGCGTAAAATGTTactaaagctttttatttcagataaacgctgatctttggatctttctattcatcaaagaatcctgaaaaaaaaaaatgtacccaactgttttaaatattgataataataataaatgtttcttgaacagcaaatcagcatattagaatcattctGAAGGATAATGGGACACTgaagaaaatttagctttgatcacaggtataaaatacattttaaaatatattcaaatagaacacagttattttaaatagtaaaaaatatttcacaatattactcattttgctg encodes:
- the nop56 gene encoding nucleolar protein 56; this translates as MVLLHVLFEHASGYALFAVKEVEEIGMLLPQVEQSVLNLGKFSSVLKLSAFFPFKSAQTALENINAISEGVVHADLKLFLGTNLPMGGKTKAVLGVSDAKLGAALQEELNLSIQTGGVVAEIIRGVRLHFHSLVKGLTAQAASKAQLGLGHSYSRAKVKFNVNRADNMIIQSIALLDQLDKDINTFSMRVREWYGYHFPELIKIVSENATYCKLAKLIGNRKELTEEMLEAIEEITMDSGKAQAILDASRSSMGMDISPIDLINIESFSSRVVSLTNYRQELQEYLRSKMGQVAPNLAALIGDVVGARLISHAGSLTNLAKYPASTVQILGAEKALFRALKTRGNTPKYGLIFHSTFIGRAAAKNKGRISRYLANKCTIASRIDCFSEVPTSVFGDKLRDQVEERLAFYETGEAPRKNLEVMKEAVAEASEVAAEIKRKLAKKEKKKRKREQRKLEALSTAEGDEDLKANGEAEENGDAIKKKKKQEDEDVLTNGVEATTPSKKKKKRKIDTVEAEPEPEVTEEADVTQVEKKKKKKKKKAEDE